One region of Polyodon spathula isolate WHYD16114869_AA chromosome 25, ASM1765450v1, whole genome shotgun sequence genomic DNA includes:
- the LOC121299982 gene encoding sodium-dependent neutral amino acid transporter SLC6A17-like, whose protein sequence is MPKNSKVTQREHSNEHVTESVADLLALEEPLDYKSSVLNVGGVPPSPRKNKAVEEPQDPGEERPAWNSKLQYILAQVGFSVGLGNVWRFPYLCQKNGGGAYLIPYFILLIIIGIPLFFLELAVGQRIRRGSIGVWNYVCPRLGGIGFSSCMVCFFVGLYYNVIIGWSIFYFFKSFQYPLPWSECPLVKNGSVSIVEPECDKSSATTYFWYREALDISNSISESGGLNWRMTLCLLAAWLVVGMAMIKGIQSSGKVMYFSSLFPYVVLLCFLIRGLLLRGAVDGIAHMFTPRLEKMLEPQVWREAATQVFFALGLGFGGVIAFSSYNKQDNNCHFDAALVSIINFVTSVLATLVVFAVLGFKANLMNEKCVVENAEKIMGYLNSNVLSHDLIPPHVNFSHLTAQDYTEMYGVIRTVREGSFSELGLEPCQLEDELNKAVQGTGLAFIAFTEAMTHFPGSPFWSVMFFLMLINLGLGSMIGTMEGIITPIVDTFKVRKEIFTVCCCTMAFLIGLLFVQRSGNYFVTMFDDYSATLPLTIVVILENISVAWFYGTEKFMQDLTEMLGFRPSCFYFYMWKYVSPLCLVVLMFTSIIQMGLSPPGYSAWNEETASERFLSYPSWALGMCFTLITLAMLPVPVVFIARQFHLLSDGSNTLSVSYKKGRMMMKDISNLEDNDETRFILSKVPSEAPSPMPNHRSYLGPEGPSSLETTNTSPNSRYGTGYLMPTTPESEL, encoded by the exons ATGCCTAAGAACAGCAAAGTGACGCAGCGCGAGCACAGCAATGAGCACGTCACTGAGTCCGTGGCTGACCTCCTGGCCCTTGAGGAGCCCCTGGATTACAAGAGCAGCGTGCTGAACGTGGGGGGCGTGCCGCCATCTCCACGCAAGAACAAGGCCGTGGAGGAGCCCCAGGACCCGGGGGAGGAGCGGCCAGCCTGGAACAGCAAGCTCCAGTACATCCTGGCCCAGGTGGGCTTCTCTGTGGGGCTCGGCAACGTGTGGCGATTCCCCTACCTGTGTCAGAAGAACGGAGGAG GCGCCTATCTGATCCCGTATTTCATCCTGCTCATCATCATCGGGATCCCGCTCTTCTTCCTGGAGCTGGCGGTGGGGCAGAGGATCCGGCGGGGCAGCATCGGGGTGTGGAACTATGTGTGCCCACGGCTTGGGGGCATCGGCTTCTCCAGCTGCATG GTGTGCTTCTTTGTGGGTTTGTATTACAACGTGATCATTGGCTGGAGCATCTTCTATTTCTTCAAGTCGTTCCAGTACCCCCTGCCCTGGAGCGAGTGCCCCTTGGTTAAGAATGGATCAGTGAGCA TTGTGGAGCCGGAGTGCGACAAGAGCTCGGCCACCACCTACTTCTGGTACCGCGAGGCGCTGGACATCTCCAACTCCATCTCGGAGAGTGGCGGCCTCAACTGGAGGATGACACTGTGCCTGCTGGCAGCCTGGTTGGTCGTGGGCATGGCTATGATCAAGGGGATCCAGTCCTCGGGGAAG GTTATGTATTTCAGCTCTCTGTTCCCTTACGTGGTCCTCCTCTGCTTCCTGATTCGAGGGCTGTTGCTGAGGGGGGCGGTGGACGGCATTGCCCACATGTTCACACCCAGG CTGGAGAAGATGCTGGAGCCGCAGGTGTGGAGGGAGGCAGCCACGCAGGTGTTCTTCGCCCTGGGGCTGGGCTTCGGGGGCGTGATCGCCTTCTCCAGCTACAACAAGCAAGACAACAACTGCCACTTCGATGCAGCCCTCGTCTCCATCATAAACTTCGTCACCTCCGTGCTGGCCACGCTCGTGGTCTTCGCCGTGCTCGGCTTCAAGGCTAACCTCATGAACGAGAAGTGTGTCGTGGA GAATGCTGAGAAGATCATGGGCTACCTGAACTCCAATGTTCTGAGCCACGACCTCATCCCCCCGCACGTGAACTTCTCTCACCTGACGGCGCAGGATTACACCGAGATGTATGGCGTGATCAGGACGGTGCGTGAGGGCAGCTTCTCTGAGCTGGGGCTGGAGCCCTGCCAACTGGAGGACGAGCTCAACAAG gcTGTCCAGGGGACAGGGCTGGCGTTCATTGCCTTCACAGAAGCCATGACACACTTCCCTGGCTCCCCCTTCTGGTCGGTGATGTTCTTCCTGATGCTCATTAACCTGGGGCTGGGCAGCATGATCGGCACCATGGAGGGCATCATCACACCCATCGTGGACACCTTCAAAGTGCGCAAGGAAATCTTCACGG TGTGCTGCTGCACCATGGCCTTCCTCATCGGCCTGCTCTTTGTCCAGCGCTCAGGGAACTACTTTGTCACCATGTTCGATGACTACTCTGCAACGCTGCCCCTCACCATCGTCGTCATCCTGGAGAACATCTCCGTCGCCTGGTTCTACGGGACAGAGAA GTTCATGCAGGACTTAACGGAAATGCTGGGGTTTCGGCCGTCCTGCTTCTATTTCTACATGTGGAAGTACGTCTCTCCCCTGTGCCTGGTGGTGCTCATGTTCACCAGCATCATTCAGATGGGCCTCAGCCCTCCTGGGTACAGCGCCTGGAACGAGGAGACG GCTAGCGAGCGGTTCCTGAGCTACCCCTCCTGGGCGCTGGGGATGTGCTTCACCCTGATCACCCTGGCCATGCTGCCCGTGCCCGTGGTCTTCATCGCCCGCCAGTTCCACCTGCTCTCCGACGGCTCCAACACCCTCTCCGTCTCCTACAAGAAGGGACGCATGATGATGAAGGACATATCCAACCTGGAGGACAACGACGAGACCCGCTTCATCCTCAGCAAGGTGCCCAGCGAAGCCCCTTCCCCTATGCCGAACCACCGCTCCTACCTGGGGCCCGAGGGCCCCTCGTCCCTGGAGACGACCAACACCAGCCCCAACAGCCGCTACGGGACAGGCTACCTGATGCCCACCACGCCAGAGTCCGAGCTATGA